From a region of the Corallococcus coralloides DSM 2259 genome:
- a CDS encoding DUF1552 domain-containing protein codes for MSNTPVFQWNRRMFLRGAGGAVLALPLLPSLLSPREAKAQAAQRPKCFVHFRTPHGAIFGENMWPVDSALTQSLRYADHDVRRGDLAATTNASGDAVISRVLTAKSSVLTPTLVSKMNILRGLDFPLYMGHNFGAALGYYDFDKQRPGSPRATIDQVMAYSPAFYPSVASVRKRSVAIAASGTSSGSWGYSTPGVRSSGVASSSISGTESSLALFDTLLAGTSSPGTARAPVVDKVLESYRRLRNGNGRLSAEDRLRLDQHIDAVAELQRRLETTSAGCEVPPRPTTDNLSLRNSGSFAGDPAKNVEYFRLINEVLAVAMNCGVCRIATFSIDENNQNLTFTLRAPQGEDWHNNVVHPATVAGANQDLVVQFNQVFFSQVFLDLVSRFERFSNGAGGTLLDDSLLAWGQENGNTPHFSFSVPVVTAGSAGGALKTGSYCDYRNITRKVSGDSSTGSEGNFLWSGLLYNQWLGTALQAMGIPKSEWSEPDHPGYGWKASYQSTYEYFFTNQGFTSAQAYPASMWQKTGELLPFLAP; via the coding sequence GTGAGCAACACACCCGTCTTCCAATGGAATCGCCGCATGTTCCTGCGCGGCGCGGGCGGAGCCGTGCTGGCGCTGCCGCTGCTCCCCTCGCTCTTGAGCCCCCGCGAAGCGAAAGCCCAGGCCGCTCAGCGCCCGAAGTGCTTCGTGCATTTCCGTACCCCCCACGGCGCCATCTTTGGCGAGAACATGTGGCCGGTGGACTCGGCGCTGACGCAGTCCCTGCGCTACGCGGACCACGACGTCCGGCGGGGGGACCTGGCCGCGACGACGAACGCGAGCGGTGATGCGGTCATCAGCCGGGTGTTGACCGCGAAGTCGTCCGTGCTCACGCCCACGCTCGTCTCGAAGATGAACATCCTGCGGGGACTCGACTTCCCCCTGTACATGGGCCACAACTTCGGCGCCGCGCTGGGCTACTACGACTTCGACAAGCAGCGGCCTGGCTCTCCCCGAGCGACCATCGACCAGGTGATGGCCTACTCACCGGCCTTCTACCCAAGCGTCGCCTCCGTCCGGAAGCGAAGCGTCGCCATCGCCGCCTCGGGCACCTCGAGCGGCAGCTGGGGGTACAGCACTCCCGGGGTTCGCTCCTCCGGGGTCGCTTCGAGCTCCATCAGCGGCACCGAGAGCTCGCTCGCGCTCTTTGACACCTTGCTGGCCGGCACCAGCAGCCCCGGCACCGCCCGGGCCCCCGTGGTGGACAAGGTCCTCGAAAGCTACCGGCGGCTGCGCAACGGCAACGGCCGGCTCTCGGCCGAGGACAGGCTGCGGCTGGACCAGCACATCGACGCGGTCGCGGAGCTGCAGCGCCGGCTGGAGACCACCAGCGCCGGCTGCGAGGTGCCGCCCCGCCCCACCACCGACAACCTGTCGCTGCGAAACTCCGGTTCCTTCGCGGGAGACCCCGCGAAGAACGTCGAGTACTTCCGGCTCATCAACGAGGTGCTCGCCGTGGCGATGAACTGCGGCGTCTGTCGCATCGCCACCTTCAGCATCGACGAGAACAACCAGAACCTGACGTTCACCCTCCGCGCGCCTCAGGGGGAAGACTGGCACAACAACGTCGTCCATCCAGCGACCGTGGCCGGGGCGAACCAGGACCTGGTGGTCCAGTTCAACCAGGTCTTCTTCTCGCAAGTGTTCCTCGACCTCGTCTCCCGCTTCGAGCGGTTCTCGAACGGCGCGGGGGGAACCCTGCTGGATGATTCGCTGCTCGCGTGGGGGCAGGAGAACGGCAACACGCCCCACTTCTCCTTCTCCGTCCCGGTCGTGACCGCCGGGAGCGCGGGGGGCGCCCTCAAGACGGGCAGCTACTGCGACTACCGGAACATCACGCGCAAGGTGAGCGGCGACTCGAGCACGGGCAGCGAGGGCAACTTCCTGTGGTCGGGCCTCCTCTACAACCAGTGGCTCGGCACGGCGCTCCAGGCGATGGGCATTCCGAAATCGGAATGGAGCGAACCCGACCACCCCGGCTACGGATGGAAGGCGTCGTACCAGTCGACCTACGAGTACTTCTTCACGAACCAGGGCTTCACCTCGGCCCAGGCCTATCCGGCGTCGATGTGGCAGAAGACCGGAGAGCTGCTGCCGTTCCTCGCGCCCTGA
- a CDS encoding DUF7594 domain-containing protein: MPPTDDATLASGASEPRGGAPDLVVGGADGSQALLRFFLPQRPGPGLLRARLRLHVKAGSGPAPSLHRLPRTEVDETRRTWSGSAPASEPTEPGEGQATPGTWVEYDVTQRVWERNASSFALMPASQDTLRFHSRESPDVALRPQLLVTYGEDCRARGPVPALSWSRQLGGAERDRHSDLAALPDGGFVVVGSGGFGSTASGSAGGAVITRHAADGTMLWSRTFPLSKSSSVGLNAVAVDDEGGIVVAGGYAGAPDLGAGPLPSVSRGLFVARLGPTGDARWSRGFRVQGYTGVTDVALDAAGNVVLLGALSLTADFGGGVLVGGPFSGSRSDFTEAFLLKLDPSGTHLWSRVFADDAAATTARTLALEDSGHVLVGGLLGEGDMAERTWTRTPFVSRVAPDGTPLWTYRFTGLDGEVVSVARGARGAVLFGANFQGSRTLAGRRVASVQGQDVLFGALSAQGQLLWVRDQPGGGSGSLYRLVSDASGGIALFGWTAEGDLGGGSLAGGNVLARFAPDGTHLWSRSLGRDFGYAESSLHAWPGGGVLLLGSIRSWYALDGDQPQYWSNGDEDLLLLRFGP, encoded by the coding sequence TGCGCTTCTTCCTTCCACAGCGCCCGGGGCCGGGCCTCCTGCGCGCGCGCTTGCGGCTGCACGTGAAGGCAGGCAGCGGCCCGGCGCCGTCGCTGCACCGCCTCCCAAGGACAGAGGTGGACGAGACGCGCCGCACCTGGAGCGGATCCGCCCCTGCCTCCGAGCCCACGGAGCCTGGCGAGGGACAGGCCACTCCTGGCACCTGGGTGGAGTACGACGTGACGCAGCGGGTGTGGGAGCGCAACGCCTCGAGCTTCGCGCTCATGCCCGCTTCACAAGACACGCTGCGCTTCCACTCGCGCGAATCGCCTGACGTCGCGCTGCGTCCACAGCTCCTCGTCACCTACGGTGAGGACTGCCGCGCGCGGGGGCCCGTGCCGGCACTCTCCTGGAGCCGCCAGCTTGGCGGTGCTGAACGGGACCGGCACAGCGACCTCGCGGCCCTGCCCGATGGCGGCTTCGTGGTGGTCGGCTCGGGCGGCTTCGGGAGCACGGCCTCCGGCTCCGCTGGGGGCGCGGTGATCACCCGCCACGCGGCGGACGGCACGATGCTGTGGAGCCGGACCTTTCCCCTCTCCAAGAGCAGTTCGGTGGGACTGAATGCCGTCGCCGTGGACGACGAAGGCGGCATTGTCGTGGCGGGCGGTTACGCAGGCGCGCCGGACCTGGGGGCGGGGCCACTTCCCTCCGTGTCGCGCGGCCTCTTCGTCGCGCGGCTGGGCCCCACGGGAGACGCACGCTGGAGCCGTGGCTTCCGCGTGCAGGGCTACACCGGCGTGACGGACGTGGCGCTGGATGCGGCGGGCAACGTCGTGCTGCTGGGCGCGCTCTCCCTCACGGCGGACTTCGGCGGGGGCGTGCTCGTGGGCGGCCCCTTCTCCGGCAGCCGCAGCGACTTCACGGAGGCCTTCCTTCTGAAGCTGGATCCCTCCGGGACGCACCTCTGGTCCCGTGTGTTCGCCGATGACGCCGCGGCCACCACCGCGCGTACGCTCGCCCTGGAGGACTCGGGCCATGTCCTCGTCGGAGGCCTGCTGGGCGAGGGCGACATGGCCGAGCGCACGTGGACGCGCACGCCCTTCGTCTCCCGCGTCGCGCCCGACGGCACACCCCTGTGGACGTACCGCTTCACGGGGCTGGATGGGGAGGTGGTGAGCGTGGCGCGCGGGGCTCGAGGCGCGGTGCTCTTCGGCGCGAACTTCCAGGGGAGCCGCACCCTCGCCGGGCGTCGCGTCGCGAGCGTGCAGGGCCAGGACGTGCTGTTCGGTGCCCTGAGCGCACAGGGCCAGCTGCTGTGGGTGAGGGATCAGCCGGGAGGTGGCTCCGGTTCGCTCTACCGGCTCGTGTCCGATGCCTCGGGTGGCATCGCGCTCTTCGGCTGGACCGCCGAAGGGGACCTGGGTGGGGGGAGTCTCGCCGGAGGCAACGTGCTGGCGCGCTTCGCTCCGGACGGCACCCACCTGTGGTCGCGCAGCCTGGGTCGGGATTTCGGGTACGCGGAGAGCAGCCTCCATGCCTGGCCCGGCGGTGGCGTGCTGCTGCTGGGAAGCATCCGGAGCTGGTACGCGCTGGACGGCGACCAGCCCCAATACTGGAGCAACGGAGACGAGGACCTGCTCCTGCTGCGCTTTGGCCCCTGA